A single Pantoea rwandensis DNA region contains:
- the ilvC gene encoding ketol-acid reductoisomerase, whose amino-acid sequence MANYFNTLNLRNQLAQLGKCRFMSRDEFADGASFLKGKKVVIVGCGAQGLNQGLNMRDSGLDIAYALRAEAIAEKRASFRKATDNGFKVGTYEELIPQADLVVNLTPDKQHTAVVQAVQPLMKDGAALGYSHGFNIVESGETIRKDITVVMVAPKCPGTEVREEYKRGFGVPTLIAVHPENDPKGEGLAIAKAWAAATGGDRAGVLESSFVAEVKSDLMGEQTILCGMLQAGSLLCFDKLVAEGHDAAYTEKLIQFGWETITESLKFGGITLMMDRLSNPAKIRAYALSEQLKTIMAPLFQKHMDDIISGEFSSGMMADWANDDKNLLTWREETGATAFENAPQFDGKIEEQEYYDKGVVMVAMVKAGVELAFETMIDAGIIEESAYYESLHELPLIANTIARKRLYEMNVVISDTAEYGNYLFSFAAVPLLKEFMTTLQPGDLGKAIEGTQVDNAQLRDVNEAVRQHPIEAVGRKLRGYMTDMKRIAVAG is encoded by the coding sequence ATGGCTAACTACTTCAACACATTGAATCTGCGCAACCAGTTAGCGCAGTTAGGCAAATGTCGTTTCATGTCACGCGATGAATTCGCGGATGGCGCAAGCTTCCTGAAAGGCAAAAAAGTCGTTATCGTTGGCTGTGGCGCTCAGGGTCTGAACCAGGGCCTGAACATGCGTGACTCCGGTCTGGACATCGCTTATGCACTGCGTGCTGAAGCGATCGCTGAGAAGCGTGCTTCTTTCCGCAAAGCGACCGATAACGGCTTCAAAGTAGGCACCTACGAAGAGCTGATCCCACAGGCGGATCTGGTGGTTAACCTGACGCCAGACAAACAGCACACCGCAGTGGTTCAGGCGGTTCAGCCTCTGATGAAAGATGGCGCAGCGCTGGGTTACTCACACGGTTTCAACATCGTTGAATCGGGCGAAACCATTCGTAAAGATATCACTGTGGTGATGGTTGCACCGAAGTGCCCAGGTACTGAAGTGCGTGAAGAGTACAAGCGTGGTTTCGGTGTTCCAACCCTGATCGCGGTTCACCCAGAAAACGATCCAAAAGGCGAAGGCCTGGCGATTGCGAAAGCTTGGGCTGCTGCAACCGGCGGTGACCGTGCTGGCGTCCTGGAGTCTTCCTTCGTTGCAGAAGTGAAATCTGACCTGATGGGCGAGCAGACTATCCTGTGCGGTATGCTGCAGGCCGGTTCTCTGCTGTGCTTTGACAAGCTGGTGGCTGAAGGTCACGATGCGGCTTATACCGAAAAACTGATTCAGTTCGGCTGGGAAACCATCACCGAATCACTGAAATTCGGTGGTATCACCCTGATGATGGATCGCCTGTCTAACCCGGCGAAAATCCGTGCTTACGCACTGTCTGAGCAGCTGAAAACCATCATGGCTCCGCTGTTCCAGAAGCACATGGATGACATCATCTCGGGCGAATTCTCTTCCGGTATGATGGCTGACTGGGCGAACGACGACAAAAACCTGCTGACCTGGCGTGAAGAGACCGGTGCAACTGCATTCGAGAACGCACCACAGTTCGACGGCAAAATCGAAGAGCAGGAATACTACGATAAAGGCGTTGTGATGGTTGCCATGGTGAAAGCGGGCGTTGAGCTGGCCTTCGAAACCATGATCGACGCAGGCATCATTGAAGAGTCGGCTTACTACGAATCACTGCACGAGCTGCCGCTGATCGCGAACACCATCGCACGTAAGCGTCTGTATGAAATGAACGTGGTTATCTCTGATACTGCAGAATACGGTAACTACCTATTCTCCTTCGCGGCAGTACCGCTGCTGAAAGAGTTCATGACCACGCTGCAGCCAGGCGATCTGGGTAAAGCAATCGAAGGCACTCAGGTTGATAACGCACAGCTGCGTGACGTCAACGAAGCCGTTCGTCAGCACCCAATCGAAGCGGTTGGCCGTAAACTGCGTGGCTACATGACCGACATGAAACGTATCGCGGTTGCTGGCTAA
- a CDS encoding MFS transporter has product MQASITETLDKKHDDTPVNSRGKVVVASLVGTAIEFFDFYIYATAAVIIFPHIFFPQGDPTVATLQSLATFAIAFVARPIGSALFGHFGDRVGRKATLVASLLTMGVSTVLIGLLPSYQTIGVAAPLLLALARFGQGLGLGGEWGGAALLATENAPAKKRALYGSFPQLGAPIGFFFANGTFLLLSWLLTDEQFMNWGWRVPFILSAVLVLIGLYVRVSLHESPVFAKVQKENKQVKMPIGTLLSKHLTATILGTFIMLATYTLFYIMTVYSMSYGTAPAPAGLGYSRNSFLWMLMVAVIGFGVMVPIAGLLADRYGRRRTMITITLMIIAFALMFPMLLGSGSQILVMGFLLLGLSIMGLTFGPMGALLPELFPTEVRYTGASFSYNLSSILGASVAPYIATWLNANYGLQAVGFYLASMAVLTLIALIACKETRHQTLYEA; this is encoded by the coding sequence ATGCAAGCCTCCATCACAGAAACACTCGACAAAAAACACGACGACACGCCCGTAAACTCACGCGGCAAAGTGGTCGTGGCATCGCTTGTCGGCACCGCGATCGAATTCTTCGATTTCTATATTTATGCCACTGCGGCAGTGATCATTTTCCCGCACATTTTCTTCCCGCAGGGCGATCCCACCGTCGCGACGCTACAGTCGCTGGCGACCTTCGCTATCGCCTTTGTCGCGCGTCCAATTGGTTCTGCGCTGTTCGGCCACTTCGGCGACCGTGTCGGCCGTAAAGCGACGTTGGTAGCATCGCTGCTGACCATGGGCGTCTCCACGGTATTGATCGGCCTGCTACCGAGCTATCAAACCATTGGCGTCGCCGCTCCACTGCTGCTGGCGCTGGCGCGTTTTGGTCAGGGTCTGGGCTTGGGTGGTGAATGGGGCGGTGCGGCTCTGCTGGCAACCGAGAATGCCCCCGCGAAGAAACGTGCGCTCTACGGCTCTTTCCCACAGCTCGGCGCGCCGATTGGCTTCTTCTTCGCTAACGGTACTTTCCTGCTGCTCTCCTGGTTGCTGACCGATGAGCAGTTCATGAACTGGGGCTGGCGTGTGCCGTTTATCCTTTCTGCCGTACTGGTACTGATTGGCCTCTATGTGCGCGTTTCGCTGCATGAAAGCCCGGTTTTTGCCAAAGTGCAGAAAGAGAACAAGCAGGTCAAAATGCCCATCGGCACGCTGCTGAGCAAGCATCTGACCGCTACGATTCTTGGCACCTTCATCATGCTGGCGACCTATACGCTGTTCTACATCATGACCGTGTACTCGATGAGTTACGGCACTGCGCCAGCGCCTGCGGGCTTGGGTTACTCCCGTAATAGCTTCCTGTGGATGCTGATGGTGGCAGTGATTGGTTTTGGTGTGATGGTGCCGATTGCAGGTCTATTGGCGGATCGTTATGGCCGTCGTCGCACCATGATCACCATTACTTTGATGATTATCGCTTTCGCGCTGATGTTCCCAATGCTGCTGGGTTCAGGCTCGCAGATTCTGGTGATGGGCTTCCTGCTGCTGGGTCTGAGCATTATGGGCCTGACGTTTGGTCCGATGGGCGCGCTGCTGCCAGAGTTGTTCCCGACGGAAGTGCGTTATACCGGCGCATCCTTCTCGTACAATCTGTCGTCAATTTTAGGTGCGTCTGTTGCGCCTTATATTGCGACATGGTTGAACGCTAACTACGGTTTGCAGGCAGTCGGTTTCTATCTGGCTTCCATGGCGGTACTGACGCTGATTGCACTGATTGCCTGTAAAGAGACGCGCCATCAGACGCTGTACGAAGCGTGA
- the yhjD gene encoding inner membrane protein YhjD — protein MTDKPNQESTAEKKPLIDINTGNKTVDGSIQNVSRFATWFQAIPAVAHFMRALDRFNDRLGSQFGAAITYFSFLSLIPILMVSFAAVGFVLASNQDLLTELINKIVNSISDPTLATTLKNTVNTAIQQRATVGLTGLLLALYSGINWMGNLREAVRAQSRDVWERKPDDQEKLWKKYARDLVSLLGLMLALVITLSLTSIAGAAQNAIVNALGLEDIEWLRPAMTIIALSISIFANYLLFLWIFWILPRHKPRKKALFRGTLLAAIGFEVIKFVMTLTLPKLATSPSGAAFGSVLGLMAFFYFFARLTLFCAAWIATAKYKDDKEMPQPHQGN, from the coding sequence ATGACAGACAAACCTAACCAAGAATCCACGGCTGAAAAGAAGCCGCTTATTGATATCAATACCGGTAACAAAACCGTGGATGGCTCAATCCAGAACGTGTCGCGGTTTGCGACCTGGTTCCAGGCCATTCCGGCGGTGGCGCATTTTATGCGCGCGCTGGATCGGTTTAACGATCGCCTCGGCAGCCAGTTTGGTGCGGCGATCACTTACTTCTCCTTCCTATCTCTGATACCGATTTTGATGGTCTCCTTTGCGGCAGTCGGTTTTGTGCTGGCGTCGAATCAGGATTTACTCACCGAGTTGATCAACAAAATCGTTAACAGCATCAGCGATCCTACGCTGGCCACCACCCTAAAGAATACCGTGAACACCGCGATTCAGCAACGCGCGACGGTCGGGTTAACCGGTTTGCTGCTGGCGCTCTACTCTGGCATCAACTGGATGGGCAATTTGCGCGAGGCGGTGCGCGCGCAGTCGCGCGATGTGTGGGAGCGGAAGCCGGACGATCAAGAGAAGTTGTGGAAGAAATATGCGCGTGATTTGGTGTCGTTGCTCGGCCTGATGCTGGCATTGGTGATTACGCTGTCGCTGACCTCCATTGCCGGTGCCGCGCAGAATGCCATCGTTAACGCGTTGGGATTGGAGGATATCGAGTGGCTGCGCCCGGCAATGACCATCATTGCGCTGTCGATCTCCATTTTTGCCAACTATTTGTTGTTCCTGTGGATTTTCTGGATTCTGCCGCGCCACAAGCCGCGCAAAAAAGCGCTGTTTCGCGGCACGCTGCTGGCGGCGATTGGCTTTGAGGTGATTAAGTTTGTCATGACGCTGACGCTGCCTAAGCTGGCCACCTCACCGTCCGGCGCAGCCTTTGGTTCGGTGCTGGGATTAATGGCGTTCTTTTACTTCTTCGCCCGTCTGACACTGTTCTGCGCCGCGTGGATCGCCACCGCAAAATACAAGGATGATAAAGAGATGCCGCAGCCGCATCAGGGCAATTAA
- a CDS encoding LysR family transcriptional regulator: MDKIHAMQVFVRVAEMGSFTRAAESLGLPKGSVSRQLQALENQMGTRLLHRTTRRVHLTQDGLVYYDRCLDLLSMLDDMDSLFQHDPATLSGKLRVDMSVAMATGFILPRLPEFLQHYPGIEIELSSSDRQVDVIREGFDCVIRVGELIDSGLIARKIGSHALINCASPDYLSRFGMPVRLEDLAQHAMVHYTQQLGQPSLGFEYFDGKQCHYVQTGGVVTVNSTETYRAACIAGLGIIQVPAIGVQPLLESGQLVEVLHHFPAKPMPISLLYPHRRNVARRVRVFMEWLSQVLQEYVT; this comes from the coding sequence ATGGATAAAATTCACGCAATGCAGGTTTTTGTGCGGGTGGCAGAAATGGGCAGTTTTACCCGTGCAGCTGAAAGTCTTGGACTACCAAAAGGCAGCGTATCGCGCCAGCTTCAGGCGCTGGAAAATCAAATGGGCACGCGTCTGCTGCATCGCACCACCCGGCGTGTTCATCTCACCCAGGATGGGCTGGTCTACTACGATCGTTGTCTTGATCTGTTGTCGATGCTCGACGATATGGACAGCCTGTTCCAGCACGACCCCGCCACCCTGAGCGGCAAGTTGCGCGTCGATATGTCGGTGGCCATGGCCACCGGATTTATCCTGCCGCGTTTGCCCGAGTTTCTGCAGCATTATCCCGGCATCGAAATTGAGCTTAGCAGCAGCGATCGCCAGGTGGATGTGATTCGTGAAGGTTTTGACTGCGTGATCCGTGTGGGCGAGCTGATAGATTCGGGTCTGATTGCGCGAAAAATCGGATCACATGCCTTGATTAACTGCGCCAGTCCCGACTACCTTTCCCGCTTCGGCATGCCGGTGCGCCTCGAAGATCTGGCACAGCACGCGATGGTGCATTACACCCAGCAGCTGGGACAGCCCTCTCTGGGGTTTGAATATTTTGATGGTAAGCAGTGCCACTATGTTCAGACCGGCGGCGTGGTGACGGTGAACAGCACCGAAACTTATCGTGCCGCCTGCATCGCGGGTTTAGGCATTATTCAGGTGCCCGCGATTGGCGTGCAGCCACTGCTGGAATCAGGCCAGTTAGTGGAAGTGCTGCATCACTTCCCGGCTAAGCCGATGCCGATTTCGTTGCTTTACCCACATCGCCGCAACGTAGCACGCCGCGTGCGGGTGTTTATGGAGTGGCTGAGTCAGGTGTTGCAGGAGTATGTGACATAA
- a CDS encoding SDR family NAD(P)-dependent oxidoreductase, which yields MSHKIALITGGNRGLGKNGALKLAAKGVDILFTYRGHAEEAQAVVKEIEALGARAVALQLDVGDSSTFNTFVAQVREALQKTWQRDNFDYLVNNAGHGHYKLFAETTEEEFDALINVHFKGPYFLTQKLLPLIVDGGRILNISSGLTRMTLPGSGTYASVKGAMEVLTRYQAKELGERRIRVNILAPGAIETDFGGGRVRDTKDLNDHIASVTSLGRVGQPDDIGDAISAILSEETGWITAQRIEASGGQAL from the coding sequence ATGAGTCATAAAATTGCATTGATTACCGGCGGCAACCGCGGTTTGGGCAAGAATGGTGCGCTGAAACTGGCGGCCAAAGGTGTCGATATTCTTTTCACCTATCGTGGTCACGCGGAAGAAGCGCAGGCCGTGGTGAAAGAGATTGAGGCGCTGGGCGCGCGTGCTGTGGCACTGCAGCTGGATGTTGGTGACAGCAGCACCTTTAACACTTTCGTGGCACAGGTGAGAGAGGCACTGCAAAAAACCTGGCAGCGCGACAACTTTGATTATTTAGTGAACAACGCCGGTCACGGTCACTACAAGCTGTTTGCAGAAACCACGGAAGAAGAATTTGATGCGCTGATCAATGTGCATTTCAAAGGGCCTTACTTCCTGACGCAGAAGCTGCTGCCGTTGATCGTTGATGGTGGTCGCATCCTGAACATCTCCAGCGGATTAACGCGCATGACGTTGCCGGGCTCAGGCACCTATGCTTCGGTGAAAGGGGCGATGGAAGTGCTGACGCGCTATCAGGCCAAAGAGCTGGGCGAGCGCCGCATTCGCGTCAATATTCTGGCACCGGGTGCGATTGAAACTGACTTCGGCGGTGGACGCGTGCGTGACACCAAAGATCTTAACGATCACATTGCCTCGGTGACATCGCTGGGCCGTGTGGGTCAACCGGATGATATTGGTGACGCGATCAGCGCCATCCTGAGTGAGGAAACCGGCTGGATCACCGCGCAACGTATTGAAGCTTCAGGTGGGCAGGCGTTGTAA
- a CDS encoding PhzF family phenazine biosynthesis protein: MKVAFKQVDVFTSSAFKGNPLAVIMDAEGLSDAQLAAIARWTNLSETTFVLPPQDAAADYRVRIFTTEGELPFAGHPTLGTAHALLEAGWTVKTPGKIVQECGVGLVDVRISEDGALAFAAPDVTLTPFEDALMSSALNSEAFDTHQTPTIVDMGIRWLLIPMNSAQAVLDVQASAADLLRLQKHADVNGTALFGPLPEECGEQYEVRALLVENGSLTEDPVTGSANACLARYFAAQGKTEDYRARQGSAIQREGRIQVSFSGDNIWIGGQTVTVIDGTIEI, encoded by the coding sequence ATGAAAGTCGCGTTTAAGCAGGTGGATGTGTTTACCTCATCAGCGTTTAAAGGTAATCCGCTGGCAGTCATCATGGATGCAGAGGGATTAAGTGACGCCCAACTGGCCGCTATCGCCCGCTGGACCAATTTGTCGGAAACCACCTTTGTCCTGCCACCACAGGATGCTGCGGCCGATTATCGGGTGCGCATTTTTACCACTGAAGGGGAATTGCCCTTTGCCGGTCATCCGACGCTGGGCACGGCTCACGCCTTGCTGGAAGCGGGATGGACAGTGAAAACACCGGGTAAGATCGTGCAGGAGTGCGGCGTTGGCCTGGTGGATGTGCGCATTAGCGAGGATGGCGCACTGGCCTTCGCCGCACCCGACGTCACGCTGACGCCATTTGAAGACGCGTTGATGAGCAGCGCACTGAATAGCGAAGCCTTTGATACCCACCAGACGCCGACCATTGTCGATATGGGGATTCGCTGGCTGCTGATCCCGATGAACAGCGCGCAGGCGGTGTTGGATGTGCAGGCCAGCGCAGCGGATCTGCTGCGTTTGCAAAAACATGCCGACGTCAATGGCACTGCGCTGTTTGGCCCGCTGCCAGAGGAGTGCGGTGAGCAGTATGAGGTGCGCGCGCTGCTGGTTGAGAACGGCAGCCTGACCGAAGATCCGGTAACAGGCAGCGCCAACGCCTGTCTGGCGCGCTATTTCGCGGCCCAGGGGAAAACCGAGGATTATCGTGCGCGTCAAGGCAGCGCTATCCAGCGTGAAGGGCGAATTCAGGTGAGTTTTAGCGGTGATAACATCTGGATTGGCGGCCAGACAGTGACCGTGATTGACGGGACGATCGAGATCTAA
- a CDS encoding glutathione S-transferase family protein, translating to MLKVLGRTSSINVRKVLWLCSELDLAYELEPWGEDPQSLHSAEFMALNPNAMVPVIIEDDFVMWESNAILRYLANSNGGDWLYPENPRARAPVDQWMDWQATELNTSWRYAFMSLVRNSPAHQDPRLLAAAIKGWTHTMNILDQHLQKTGRYVAGRNFSLADIPVGLAVNRWFETPLEHPEFPAVQLYYERLTEREGYTTWGRNGKP from the coding sequence ATGTTAAAAGTTCTTGGTCGTACTTCTTCAATCAACGTGCGCAAAGTTCTGTGGTTGTGTTCAGAACTGGATCTCGCGTATGAGCTCGAACCCTGGGGTGAAGACCCGCAATCGCTGCACTCGGCGGAATTCATGGCGCTCAACCCTAATGCCATGGTGCCGGTGATCATCGAAGATGACTTCGTGATGTGGGAATCCAACGCCATTCTGCGCTATCTCGCCAACAGCAACGGCGGCGACTGGCTCTATCCTGAAAACCCACGTGCGCGTGCACCGGTGGATCAATGGATGGACTGGCAAGCCACCGAACTCAATACTTCCTGGCGCTATGCGTTTATGTCACTGGTGCGCAACTCACCCGCCCATCAGGATCCGCGTTTGCTGGCCGCCGCGATTAAAGGCTGGACGCACACCATGAATATTCTTGACCAGCATCTGCAAAAAACCGGGCGCTACGTCGCAGGACGTAACTTCTCGCTGGCAGACATTCCGGTGGGGCTTGCGGTCAATCGCTGGTTTGAAACCCCACTGGAGCACCCTGAATTTCCAGCCGTGCAACTCTATTACGAGCGTCTGACCGAGCGTGAGGGTTACACCACCTGGGGCCGCAACGGCAAGCCTTGA
- a CDS encoding PLP-dependent aminotransferase family protein, with translation MSLPLSSGQTLYQQLADSFAESIHQGTLKPGKRLPAIRRVAQSHQVSVNTVLNAWQILEDRGLIEARPQSGYYVRGVMPAVTRPVKPLPAKINDPSTQKLELIEQVFAAQNNADYTNISLACPQDGTFYPAARLGRITSGILRHNPDIIGRYALPPGSERLREEIARRSLHTGINLTAQEITLTHGCMEALQLALRAVTKPGDCIGLESPTYFFLFPLLASLGLKALEIPTDPQQGLSLDALEMLLQEKRIQALIAMPGAQNPLGYVMPLENKKRLAKLVNTYHVPLLEDGLYDELQFDWPLSPPVKAFDSEGWVIYCTSFTKTVAPDFRVGWTAAGRFHQAIARLKAVSSMSESRLLCETLAEFLASGGYDHHLRSLRRRYAANLDAARGIMARHFPQGTRATLPKGGFVFWVELPGKVDTVEMFHRLLQEQICVTPGALYSLSDRYKHALRLSCCYPFDERYTWALKRTGALACEITGLAPGQDQGLPLRPQVV, from the coding sequence GTGTCCCTTCCCCTTTCATCCGGTCAAACGCTGTATCAGCAGCTGGCAGATAGCTTTGCCGAGTCGATTCATCAAGGCACGCTGAAGCCGGGCAAACGGCTGCCCGCTATTCGCCGCGTGGCACAATCGCATCAGGTTAGTGTCAATACTGTGCTCAATGCCTGGCAAATTCTTGAAGATCGCGGCCTGATAGAAGCGCGTCCGCAATCGGGCTATTACGTGCGTGGTGTGATGCCGGCCGTGACGCGTCCGGTCAAACCGCTGCCCGCGAAAATCAACGACCCCAGCACGCAGAAACTGGAACTGATTGAGCAGGTGTTTGCCGCGCAGAATAATGCCGATTACACCAATATCTCTCTGGCCTGTCCGCAGGATGGCACCTTCTATCCGGCAGCACGCTTAGGCCGAATTACCTCAGGCATTTTACGGCACAATCCCGACATCATCGGGCGCTATGCGCTTCCGCCTGGTAGTGAACGCTTACGGGAGGAGATAGCGCGCCGCAGTCTGCACACCGGCATCAATCTGACTGCGCAAGAGATCACCCTCACCCACGGCTGCATGGAAGCCTTACAACTGGCGCTGCGTGCGGTCACGAAACCTGGCGATTGCATTGGGCTGGAATCCCCCACTTACTTCTTCCTGTTCCCACTGCTGGCCTCACTGGGCCTGAAAGCACTGGAAATCCCCACCGATCCACAGCAAGGGCTGTCACTGGACGCGCTGGAGATGCTGCTGCAGGAGAAGCGTATTCAGGCGCTGATCGCCATGCCCGGCGCGCAGAATCCTCTTGGCTATGTGATGCCACTGGAGAATAAGAAGCGGCTGGCAAAGTTAGTGAATACTTACCACGTTCCATTGCTGGAAGATGGGCTGTATGACGAGTTGCAGTTTGACTGGCCTCTATCACCGCCGGTGAAAGCCTTTGATAGCGAGGGCTGGGTGATTTACTGCACCAGCTTTACCAAAACGGTGGCGCCGGATTTCCGCGTGGGCTGGACCGCTGCCGGCCGCTTCCATCAGGCCATCGCCCGTTTGAAAGCCGTCTCTTCCATGTCTGAGTCGCGCCTATTGTGTGAGACCCTCGCCGAATTTCTGGCAAGCGGTGGCTACGACCATCATTTGCGATCGCTGCGCCGTCGCTATGCCGCCAATCTCGATGCGGCGCGCGGCATCATGGCGCGCCATTTTCCGCAGGGAACCCGCGCTACCCTGCCCAAAGGAGGTTTTGTGTTTTGGGTGGAGTTGCCCGGAAAAGTGGATACCGTGGAGATGTTCCACCGGTTATTGCAGGAGCAGATTTGCGTGACGCCGGGAGCGCTCTACTCGCTGAGCGACCGTTATAAACATGCACTGCGCCTCTCCTGCTGTTATCCGTTTGATGAGCGTTATACGTGGGCACTAAAACGCACCGGTGCGCTAGCCTGCGAAATCACAGGCCTGGCACCGGGACAGGATCAAGGCTTGCCGTTGCGGCCCCAGGTGGTGTAA
- a CDS encoding LysE family translocator — translation MLDPSFFSYVTVMSITPGPNNLLLATSGVNFGFKRTLPMLFGILLGCAIQMLLASMALDVLLHWMASIRLPLTVVGCSYLLWLSWKIFRAAAPEARERPRPMTLVGGICFQAVNPKAWLMVTNVALMYANSNGVITVLLGFAALNLPCILIWAAMGDRLRSHLQVAWKRQAFNSLMALSLVATTAWMLYDAVLLS, via the coding sequence ATGCTCGACCCTTCATTCTTCAGCTACGTCACGGTGATGTCGATCACCCCCGGACCGAACAACCTGCTGCTCGCCACATCGGGCGTCAATTTTGGTTTTAAACGCACGCTGCCCATGCTGTTTGGCATTCTGCTCGGCTGTGCGATACAGATGCTGCTGGCTAGCATGGCGTTGGATGTGTTGCTGCACTGGATGGCATCCATTCGTTTGCCATTAACGGTGGTGGGGTGCAGCTATTTGCTGTGGCTGTCATGGAAAATCTTTCGGGCCGCAGCACCAGAAGCGCGTGAACGTCCGCGCCCGATGACGCTGGTGGGCGGCATCTGTTTTCAGGCGGTGAATCCCAAGGCCTGGCTGATGGTGACTAACGTGGCGCTGATGTACGCCAACAGCAACGGCGTCATTACGGTATTGCTGGGGTTTGCCGCATTGAACTTACCCTGCATCCTGATCTGGGCCGCGATGGGGGATCGTCTGCGCAGTCATCTGCAGGTGGCGTGGAAACGTCAGGCGTTTAACAGTCTGATGGCGCTGTCGCTGGTGGCCACCACGGCCTGGATGCTGTACGACGCGGTGCTGCTGAGTTGA